From Triticum urartu cultivar G1812 chromosome 2, Tu2.1, whole genome shotgun sequence, a single genomic window includes:
- the LOC125535728 gene encoding uncharacterized protein LOC125535728 isoform X1 (The sequence of the model RefSeq protein was modified relative to this genomic sequence to represent the inferred CDS: added 279 bases not found in genome assembly) gives MVDTRRSSAGKRRASSEEASPPTPPPAAAPDSGDAAGASASAPGAEAASPPPAPRSRSAKRAKAAGKTTRPVSAPVFEAAAKAAGRAIESSQLSAPAAERSAGAVAASSTVSNSGASARKKRTPRRLPPSDETTAEEMTQWKTRRGAASSRTHAWARLISQSSQYPTVPIYASYFTVGHGGKHDLKLTDALSGSLVCRLRHVRRGAALEVSISKVVYVNGKALDKAAKVTLTGGDEVVFSSLGRHAYIFQPLPEEKSSTSILSSPSFVQQGQHPVMKGTLDHLSSKRAKLSVPFNFGSGCSPLIPHDTEIVSSLCKTMEEQNQFSSEENAPFAQHKLLKEDLKKAVVSASDISESFDSFPYYLSENTKSSLLTPAHVNLCCKEAMEWTKKISFISQRVLLSGPAGSEIYQETLMKALTKHFDARLLVVDSSLLSSGQSSKSKESEPYKKGDRVRYIGSLQSTRFILEGQRAPDYGSQGEVRLPFEENGSSKIGVSFDKPIPGGIDLGGNCEVDHGFFCSVDSLCLDGPGWEDRAKHPFDVIFEFVSEESAHGPLILFLKDVEKVCGNTYSYHGLKSKLEIFPAGVFVIGSQTQADSRKDKLNGSPFLSKFPYGQAAILDLAFQDSFGRVNDKTKEAAKTAKHVTKLFPSKVTIQPPQDDLELSKWKQLLDRDIEILKVKANISKVQSFLTRNGLECADVETTVCVKDRTLTNECVDKIVGYALSHQVMNSTVPTPGKDVLLALSGESLQHGVDLSERMQNDHKKKSTKKSLKDVATENEFEKRLLSDVIPPDEIGVSFDDIGALENVKETLKELVMLPLQRPELFSKGQLMKPCKGILLFGPPGTGKTMLAKAVATEAGANFINISMSSIGSKWFGEGEKYVKAVFSLASKIAPSVIFVDEVDGMLGRRENPGEHEAMRKMKNEFMVNWDGLRTKDKERVLVLAATNRPFDLDEAVIRRLPRRLMVNLPDATNRKKIISVILAKEDLAEDVDLEAVASLTEGYSGSDLKNLCITAAHSPIREILEKEKKERSLAEAENKPLPPKYSSSDVRPLNMSDLKQAHEQVCASISSDSTNMNELVQWNELYGEGGSRKKTPLSYFM, from the exons ATGGTCGACACCAGGCGCAGCTCCGCGGGGAAGCGCCGGGCCTCGTCGGAGGAGGCCTCGCCCCCGACGCCCCCGCCCGCGGCGGCCCCGGACTCGGGCGACGCGGCGGGGGCGTCGGCGTCGGCGCCCGGTGCGGAGGCCGCCTCCCCACCGCCGGCCCCGCGTAGCCGGTCGGCCAAGCGGGCCAAGGCCGCG GGCAAGACGACGCGCCCGGTGTCGGCCCCCGTGTTCGAGGCCGCCGCCAAGGCAGCGGGCCGCGCGATCGAGAGCTCGCAGCTGAGCGCGCCGGCCGCGGAGAGGTCCGCCGGGGCCGTCGCGGCGTCGTCCACGGTGTCGAATTCAGGAG CTTCAGCGAGGAAGAAGAGGACGCCCAGGCGTCTGCCTCCATCTGACGAGACGACCGCGGAAGAGATGACGCAGTGGAAGACGAGGCGCGGGGCGGCCAGTAGCCGGACTCATGCTTGGGCCAGATTGATTTCCCAATCTTCTCAG TATCCCACGGTTCCTATTTATGCTTCCTATTTCACCGTTGGCCATGGTGGTAAACATGATTTGAAACTGACGGACGCATTATCTGGATCACTTGTTTGCAGACTGAGGCATGTTAGG AGGGGTGCTGCCCTTGAGGTCTCTATATCCAAAGTTGTCTATGTAAATGGGAAGGCCTTAGACAAGGCTGCTAAGGTCACCTTGACTGGAGGCGACGAAGTTGTTTTTAGTTCACTTGGGAGGCATGCTTAT ATATTTCAGCCTCTTCCAGAGGAAAAATCAAGCACATCAATCCTTTCTTCCCCGAGTTTTGTTCAGCAAGGGCAGCATCCAGTTATGAAAGGCACACTGGATCATTTATCATCTAAAAGGGCCAAGTTATCAGTGCCGTTTAATTTTGGTAGTGGCTGCTCTCCATTGATTCCTCATG ATACAGAGATAGTCAGCAGTTTATGTAAAACAATGGAGGAGCAGAACCAGTTCTCTTCTGAAGAAAATGCGCCATTTGCTCAACATAAACTTTTAAaagaagatctgaagaaggcaGTTGTTAGTGCAAGTGATATATCAGAGTCATTTGATAGTTTTCCATATTATCTGAG TGAGAATACCAAAAGTTCTCTCCTGACACCAGCACATGTAAATTTGTGTTGCAAGGAAGCCATGGAGTGGACAAAAAAAATATCTTTTATTTCTCAACGAGTACTATTATCTGGTCCAGCAG GGTCTGAGATATACCAAGAAACATTGATGAAGGCTCTCACCAAACACTTCGATGCTAGGCTGCTCGTCGTAGATTCATCATTGCTGTCGAGT GGACAGTCTTCAAAGTCAAAGGAATCAGAGCCGTACAAAAAAG GTGATAGGGTGCGATACATTGGTTCTTTGCAGTCAACAAGGTTTATCCTCGAGGGACAAAG AGCTCCAGATTATGGTTCCCAGGGTGAAGTGCGACTTCCTTTTGAGGAAAATGGATCCTCAAAAATCGGAGTCAGTTTTGACAAACCAATTCCTGGGGGCATTGATCTAGGAGGCAATTGTGAGGTTGATCATGGTTTCTTCTGTTCAG TTGATTCTCTGTGCCTCGATGGTCCAGGATGGGAAGACAGAGCTaaacatccatttgatgtaataTTTGAG TTTGTTTCTGAAGAAAGTGCGCATGGACCCCTTATCCTATTTTTGAAGGACGTTGAGAAAGTGTGTGGAAACACTTACTCTTATCATGGTCTAAAGAGCAAGCTCGAAATTTTTCCAGCAGGTGTTTTTGTTATTGGGTCTCAGACCCAGGCAGACAGTCGgaaagataag CTAAACGGGTCTCCTTTCCTTTCGAAGTTCCCATACGGTCAAGCAGCAATACTCGACCTTGCGTTCCAG GATAGCTTTGGCCGGGTGAATGATAAAACCAAAGAAGCAGCGAAGACTGCGAAGCATGTCACTAAACTTTTCCCCAGTAAAGTGACAATACAACCACCACAG GATGACTTGGAACTCTCAAAGTGGAAACAGCTATTGGATCGTGATATTGAAATTCTGAAAGTGAAGGCTAACATTTCAAAAGTCCAGTCT TTTCTAACTCGCAATGGTCTGGAATGTGCTGATGTAGAGACCACAGTATGTGTTAAAGATCGAACTCTTACAAATGAAT GTGTCGATAAAATAGTTGGTTATGCTTTGAGTCATCAAGTTATGAATTCTACTGTTCCAACTCCTGGAAAGGATGTGTTACTTGCTCTTTCTGGTGAAAG CCTTCAGCATGGGGTTGATTTGTCGGAAAGGATGCAAAATGACCATAAGAAAAAGAGCACAAAGAAATCACTCAAG GATGTTGCCACGGAGAATGAATTTGAAAAGAGGCTTCTTAGTGATGTTATCCCTCCAGATGAGATAGGTGTTTCCTTTGATGACATTGGAGCACTAGAGAATGTCAAGGAAACTTTGAAGGAATTAGTGATGCTTCCATTGCAAAGGCCAGAGTTGTTCTCCAAGGGACAACTTATGAAG CCATGTAAAGGAATATTGCTTTTTGGTCCACCTGGTACGGGGAAGACCATGCTTGCTAAAGCTGTTGCAACAGAGGCTGGTGCTAACTTCATCAACATATCAATGTCAAGCATTGGCTCGAAG TGGTTTGGCGAGGGGGAAAAATATGTGAAAGCTGTGTTTTCACTTGCAAGCAAAATTGCTCCCAGTGTCATTTTTGTGGATGAG GTTGACGGCATGCTGGGTAGACGTGAAAACCCAGGGGAACATGAAGCCATGCgtaaaatgaaaaatgaatttatgGTGAACTGGGATGGTCTGAGAACAAAAGACAAAGAACGTGTATTAGTACTTGCTGCCACTAATAGGCCGTTTGATCTTGATGAGGCTGTTATTAGGAGGCTCCCAAGGAG GTTGATGGTGAATTTACCAGACGCAACCAATAGGAAAAAGATTATTAGTGTAATACTAGCCAAAGAAGATTTGGCAGAAGATGTAGATCTGGAAGCAGTGGCTAGCCTGACTGAGGGGTATTCAGGCAGTGATCTGAAG
- the LOC125535728 gene encoding uncharacterized protein LOC125535728 isoform X3 (The sequence of the model RefSeq protein was modified relative to this genomic sequence to represent the inferred CDS: added 279 bases not found in genome assembly), whose product MVDTRRSSAGKRRASSEEASPPTPPPAAAPDSGDAAGASASAPGAEAASPPPAPRSRSAKRAKAAGKTTRPVSAPVFEAAAKAAGRAIESSQLSAPAAERSAGAVAASSTVSNSGARKKRTPRRLPPSDETTAEEMTQWKTRRGAASSRTHAWARLISQSSQYPTVPIYASYFTVGHGGKHDLKLTDALSGSLVCRLRHVRRGAALEVSISKVVYVNGKALDKAAKVTLTGGDEVVFSSLGRHAYIFQPLPEEKSSTSILSSPSFVQQGQHPVMKGTLDHLSSKRAKLSVPFNFGSGCSPLIPHDTEIVSSLCKTMEEQNQFSSEENAPFAQHKLLKEDLKKAVVSASDISESFDSFPYYLSENTKSSLLTPAHVNLCCKEAMEWTKKISFISQRVLLSGPAGSEIYQETLMKALTKHFDARLLVVDSSLLSSGQSSKSKESEPYKKGDRVRYIGSLQSTRFILEGQRAPDYGSQGEVRLPFEENGSSKIGVSFDKPIPGGIDLGGNCEVDHGFFCSVDSLCLDGPGWEDRAKHPFDVIFEFVSEESAHGPLILFLKDVEKVCGNTYSYHGLKSKLEIFPAGVFVIGSQTQADSRKDKLNGSPFLSKFPYGQAAILDLAFQDSFGRVNDKTKEAAKTAKHVTKLFPSKVTIQPPQDDLELSKWKQLLDRDIEILKVKANISKVQSFLTRNGLECADVETTVCVKDRTLTNECVDKIVGYALSHQVMNSTVPTPGKDVLLALSGESLQHGVDLSERMQNDHKKKSTKKSLKDVATENEFEKRLLSDVIPPDEIGVSFDDIGALENVKETLKELVMLPLQRPELFSKGQLMKPCKGILLFGPPGTGKTMLAKAVATEAGANFINISMSSIGSKWFGEGEKYVKAVFSLASKIAPSVIFVDEVDGMLGRRENPGEHEAMRKMKNEFMVNWDGLRTKDKERVLVLAATNRPFDLDEAVIRRLPRRLMVNLPDATNRKKIISVILAKEDLAEDVDLEAVASLTEGYSGSDLKNLCITAAHSPIREILEKEKKERSLAEAENKPLPPKYSSSDVRPLNMSDLKQAHEQVCASISSDSTNMNELVQWNELYGEGGSRKKTPLSYFM is encoded by the exons ATGGTCGACACCAGGCGCAGCTCCGCGGGGAAGCGCCGGGCCTCGTCGGAGGAGGCCTCGCCCCCGACGCCCCCGCCCGCGGCGGCCCCGGACTCGGGCGACGCGGCGGGGGCGTCGGCGTCGGCGCCCGGTGCGGAGGCCGCCTCCCCACCGCCGGCCCCGCGTAGCCGGTCGGCCAAGCGGGCCAAGGCCGCG GGCAAGACGACGCGCCCGGTGTCGGCCCCCGTGTTCGAGGCCGCCGCCAAGGCAGCGGGCCGCGCGATCGAGAGCTCGCAGCTGAGCGCGCCGGCCGCGGAGAGGTCCGCCGGGGCCGTCGCGGCGTCGTCCACGGTGTCGAATTCAGGAG CGAGGAAGAAGAGGACGCCCAGGCGTCTGCCTCCATCTGACGAGACGACCGCGGAAGAGATGACGCAGTGGAAGACGAGGCGCGGGGCGGCCAGTAGCCGGACTCATGCTTGGGCCAGATTGATTTCCCAATCTTCTCAG TATCCCACGGTTCCTATTTATGCTTCCTATTTCACCGTTGGCCATGGTGGTAAACATGATTTGAAACTGACGGACGCATTATCTGGATCACTTGTTTGCAGACTGAGGCATGTTAGG AGGGGTGCTGCCCTTGAGGTCTCTATATCCAAAGTTGTCTATGTAAATGGGAAGGCCTTAGACAAGGCTGCTAAGGTCACCTTGACTGGAGGCGACGAAGTTGTTTTTAGTTCACTTGGGAGGCATGCTTAT ATATTTCAGCCTCTTCCAGAGGAAAAATCAAGCACATCAATCCTTTCTTCCCCGAGTTTTGTTCAGCAAGGGCAGCATCCAGTTATGAAAGGCACACTGGATCATTTATCATCTAAAAGGGCCAAGTTATCAGTGCCGTTTAATTTTGGTAGTGGCTGCTCTCCATTGATTCCTCATG ATACAGAGATAGTCAGCAGTTTATGTAAAACAATGGAGGAGCAGAACCAGTTCTCTTCTGAAGAAAATGCGCCATTTGCTCAACATAAACTTTTAAaagaagatctgaagaaggcaGTTGTTAGTGCAAGTGATATATCAGAGTCATTTGATAGTTTTCCATATTATCTGAG TGAGAATACCAAAAGTTCTCTCCTGACACCAGCACATGTAAATTTGTGTTGCAAGGAAGCCATGGAGTGGACAAAAAAAATATCTTTTATTTCTCAACGAGTACTATTATCTGGTCCAGCAG GGTCTGAGATATACCAAGAAACATTGATGAAGGCTCTCACCAAACACTTCGATGCTAGGCTGCTCGTCGTAGATTCATCATTGCTGTCGAGT GGACAGTCTTCAAAGTCAAAGGAATCAGAGCCGTACAAAAAAG GTGATAGGGTGCGATACATTGGTTCTTTGCAGTCAACAAGGTTTATCCTCGAGGGACAAAG AGCTCCAGATTATGGTTCCCAGGGTGAAGTGCGACTTCCTTTTGAGGAAAATGGATCCTCAAAAATCGGAGTCAGTTTTGACAAACCAATTCCTGGGGGCATTGATCTAGGAGGCAATTGTGAGGTTGATCATGGTTTCTTCTGTTCAG TTGATTCTCTGTGCCTCGATGGTCCAGGATGGGAAGACAGAGCTaaacatccatttgatgtaataTTTGAG TTTGTTTCTGAAGAAAGTGCGCATGGACCCCTTATCCTATTTTTGAAGGACGTTGAGAAAGTGTGTGGAAACACTTACTCTTATCATGGTCTAAAGAGCAAGCTCGAAATTTTTCCAGCAGGTGTTTTTGTTATTGGGTCTCAGACCCAGGCAGACAGTCGgaaagataag CTAAACGGGTCTCCTTTCCTTTCGAAGTTCCCATACGGTCAAGCAGCAATACTCGACCTTGCGTTCCAG GATAGCTTTGGCCGGGTGAATGATAAAACCAAAGAAGCAGCGAAGACTGCGAAGCATGTCACTAAACTTTTCCCCAGTAAAGTGACAATACAACCACCACAG GATGACTTGGAACTCTCAAAGTGGAAACAGCTATTGGATCGTGATATTGAAATTCTGAAAGTGAAGGCTAACATTTCAAAAGTCCAGTCT TTTCTAACTCGCAATGGTCTGGAATGTGCTGATGTAGAGACCACAGTATGTGTTAAAGATCGAACTCTTACAAATGAAT GTGTCGATAAAATAGTTGGTTATGCTTTGAGTCATCAAGTTATGAATTCTACTGTTCCAACTCCTGGAAAGGATGTGTTACTTGCTCTTTCTGGTGAAAG CCTTCAGCATGGGGTTGATTTGTCGGAAAGGATGCAAAATGACCATAAGAAAAAGAGCACAAAGAAATCACTCAAG GATGTTGCCACGGAGAATGAATTTGAAAAGAGGCTTCTTAGTGATGTTATCCCTCCAGATGAGATAGGTGTTTCCTTTGATGACATTGGAGCACTAGAGAATGTCAAGGAAACTTTGAAGGAATTAGTGATGCTTCCATTGCAAAGGCCAGAGTTGTTCTCCAAGGGACAACTTATGAAG CCATGTAAAGGAATATTGCTTTTTGGTCCACCTGGTACGGGGAAGACCATGCTTGCTAAAGCTGTTGCAACAGAGGCTGGTGCTAACTTCATCAACATATCAATGTCAAGCATTGGCTCGAAG TGGTTTGGCGAGGGGGAAAAATATGTGAAAGCTGTGTTTTCACTTGCAAGCAAAATTGCTCCCAGTGTCATTTTTGTGGATGAG GTTGACGGCATGCTGGGTAGACGTGAAAACCCAGGGGAACATGAAGCCATGCgtaaaatgaaaaatgaatttatgGTGAACTGGGATGGTCTGAGAACAAAAGACAAAGAACGTGTATTAGTACTTGCTGCCACTAATAGGCCGTTTGATCTTGATGAGGCTGTTATTAGGAGGCTCCCAAGGAG GTTGATGGTGAATTTACCAGACGCAACCAATAGGAAAAAGATTATTAGTGTAATACTAGCCAAAGAAGATTTGGCAGAAGATGTAGATCTGGAAGCAGTGGCTAGCCTGACTGAGGGGTATTCAGGCAGTGATCTGAAG
- the LOC125535727 gene encoding UDP-glucosyltransferase 29-like, translating to MAQAESERMRVVMFPWLAHGHISPYLELARRLIASASDGHHLDVVVHLVSTPVNLAPLAHHQTDRLRLVELHLPALPDLPPALHTTKGLPARLMPVLKRACDLAAPRFGALLDELCPDILVYDFIQPWAPLEAEARGVPAVHFATCGAAATSFFIHCLKTDRAPSAFPFESISLGGADEDVKYTALVAVREDSTALVPERDRLPLSLERSSGFVAVKSCADIERKYMDYLSQLLGKEIIPTGPLLVDSGGSEEQRDGGRITRWLDGEEPGSVVFVSFGSEYFMSERQMAQLARGLELSGVPFLWAVRFPNAEDDARGAARSMPPGFAPARGLVVEGWAPQRRILSHPSCGAFLTHCGWSSVLESMAAGVPMVALPLHIDQPLNANLAVELGAAAARVKQERFGEFMAEEVAWAVRAAVKGEEGEAARRRARELREVVARNNGDGRQIATLLQRMARLCGKGQAVPN from the coding sequence ATGGCGCAGGCGGAGAGCGAGCGCATGCGCGTGGTCATGTTCCCGTGGCTGGCGCACGGCCACATCAGCCCGTACCTCGAGCTGGCCAGGCGCCTCATCGCCAGCGCCTCCGACGGCCACCACCTagacgtcgtcgtccacctcgTCTCCACGCCGGTCAACCTCGCGCCCCTCGCGCACCACCAGACGGACAGGCTCAGGCTCGTGGAGCTCCACCTGCCGGCGCTCCCTGACCTCCCGCCCGCGCTGCACACCACCAAGGGCCTCCCCGCCCGCCTCATGCCCGTCCTCAAGCGCGCCTGCGACCTCGCCGCGCCGCGCTTCGGCGCGCTCCTCGACGAGCTCTGCCCGGACATCCTCGTCTACGACTTCATCCAGCCGTGGGCGCCGCTCGAGGCCGAGGCGCGCGGCGTCCCGGCGGTCCACTTCGCCACCTGCGGCGCCGCCGCCACGTCGTTCTTCATCCACTGCCTCAAGACGGACCGGGCCCCCAGCGCCTTCCCGTTCGAGAGCATCAGCCTCGGCGGCGCCGACGAGGACGTCAAGTACACGGCGCTGGTCGCCGTCCGCGAGGACAGCACCGCCCTGGTTCCCGAGCGCGACCGCCTGCCGCTCAGCCTGGAGCGCTCGTCCGGGTTCGTGGCCGTCAAGTCCTGCGCCGACATCGAGCGCAAGTACATGGACTACCTGTCCCAGCTCTTGGGCAAAGAGATCATCCCCACCGGCCCGTTGCTCGTCGACTCCGGTGGGTCGGAAGAGCAGCGCGACGGCGGGCGCATCACGCGGTGGCTCGACGGCGAGGAGCCTGGCTCCGTGGTGTTCGTCTCCTTCGGCAGCGAGTACTTCATGTCGGAGCGCCAGATGGCGCAGTTGGCGCGCGGGCTGGAGCTCAGCGGGGTGCCCTTCCTGTGGGCGGTGCGGTTCCCGAACGCAGAGGACGACGCCCGCGGCGCGGCGAGGTCCATGCCGCCGGGGTTCGCGCCCGCGCGCGGGCTGGTGGTGGAAGGGTGGGCGCCGCAGCGGCGCATCCTGTCGCACCCTTCCTGCGGCGCGTTCCTGACCCACTGCGGGTGGAGCTCGGTGCTGGAATCGATGGCGGCGGGGGTGCCGATGGTGGCGCTGCCGCTGCACATCGACCAGCCGCTGAACGCCAACCTCGCGGTGGAGCTGGGCGCGGCGGCCGCGCGCGTGAAGCAGGAGCGGTTCGGGGAGTTCATGGCGGAGGAAGTGGCGTGGGCGGTGCGCGCGGCTGTGAAGGGGGAGGAAGGGGAGGCGGCGAGGCGCCGCGCGAGGGAGCTGCGGGAGGTGGTGGCGCGGAACAACGGCGACGGCCGGCAGATCGCGACGCTGCTGCAGAGGATGGCGCGGCTCTGCGGCAAGGGCCAGGCCGTGCCAAATTAG
- the LOC125535728 gene encoding uncharacterized protein LOC125535728 isoform X2 (The sequence of the model RefSeq protein was modified relative to this genomic sequence to represent the inferred CDS: added 279 bases not found in genome assembly) encodes MVDTRRSSAGKRRASSEEASPPTPPPAAAPDSGDAAGASASAPGAEAASPPPAPRSRSAKRAKAAGKTTRPVSAPVFEAAAKAAGRAIESSQLSAPAAERSAGAVAASSTVSNSGASARKKRTPRRLPPSDETTAEEMTQWKTRRGAASSRTHAWARLISQSSQYPTVPIYASYFTVGHGGKHDLKLTDALSGSLVCRLRHVRRGAALEVSISKVVYVNGKALDKAAKVTLTGGDEVVFSSLGRHAYIFQPLPEEKSSTSILSSPSFVQQGQHPVMKGTLDHLSSKRAKLSVPFNFGSGCSPLIPHDTEIVSSLCKTMEEQNQFSSEENAPFAQHKLLKEDLKKAVVSASDISESFDSFPYYLSENTKSSLLTPAHVNLCCKEAMEWTKKISFISQRVLLSGPAGSEIYQETLMKALTKHFDARLLVVDSSLLSSSSKSKESEPYKKGDRVRYIGSLQSTRFILEGQRAPDYGSQGEVRLPFEENGSSKIGVSFDKPIPGGIDLGGNCEVDHGFFCSVDSLCLDGPGWEDRAKHPFDVIFEFVSEESAHGPLILFLKDVEKVCGNTYSYHGLKSKLEIFPAGVFVIGSQTQADSRKDKLNGSPFLSKFPYGQAAILDLAFQDSFGRVNDKTKEAAKTAKHVTKLFPSKVTIQPPQDDLELSKWKQLLDRDIEILKVKANISKVQSFLTRNGLECADVETTVCVKDRTLTNECVDKIVGYALSHQVMNSTVPTPGKDVLLALSGESLQHGVDLSERMQNDHKKKSTKKSLKDVATENEFEKRLLSDVIPPDEIGVSFDDIGALENVKETLKELVMLPLQRPELFSKGQLMKPCKGILLFGPPGTGKTMLAKAVATEAGANFINISMSSIGSKWFGEGEKYVKAVFSLASKIAPSVIFVDEVDGMLGRRENPGEHEAMRKMKNEFMVNWDGLRTKDKERVLVLAATNRPFDLDEAVIRRLPRRLMVNLPDATNRKKIISVILAKEDLAEDVDLEAVASLTEGYSGSDLKNLCITAAHSPIREILEKEKKERSLAEAENKPLPPKYSSSDVRPLNMSDLKQAHEQVCASISSDSTNMNELVQWNELYGEGGSRKKTPLSYFM; translated from the exons ATGGTCGACACCAGGCGCAGCTCCGCGGGGAAGCGCCGGGCCTCGTCGGAGGAGGCCTCGCCCCCGACGCCCCCGCCCGCGGCGGCCCCGGACTCGGGCGACGCGGCGGGGGCGTCGGCGTCGGCGCCCGGTGCGGAGGCCGCCTCCCCACCGCCGGCCCCGCGTAGCCGGTCGGCCAAGCGGGCCAAGGCCGCG GGCAAGACGACGCGCCCGGTGTCGGCCCCCGTGTTCGAGGCCGCCGCCAAGGCAGCGGGCCGCGCGATCGAGAGCTCGCAGCTGAGCGCGCCGGCCGCGGAGAGGTCCGCCGGGGCCGTCGCGGCGTCGTCCACGGTGTCGAATTCAGGAG CTTCAGCGAGGAAGAAGAGGACGCCCAGGCGTCTGCCTCCATCTGACGAGACGACCGCGGAAGAGATGACGCAGTGGAAGACGAGGCGCGGGGCGGCCAGTAGCCGGACTCATGCTTGGGCCAGATTGATTTCCCAATCTTCTCAG TATCCCACGGTTCCTATTTATGCTTCCTATTTCACCGTTGGCCATGGTGGTAAACATGATTTGAAACTGACGGACGCATTATCTGGATCACTTGTTTGCAGACTGAGGCATGTTAGG AGGGGTGCTGCCCTTGAGGTCTCTATATCCAAAGTTGTCTATGTAAATGGGAAGGCCTTAGACAAGGCTGCTAAGGTCACCTTGACTGGAGGCGACGAAGTTGTTTTTAGTTCACTTGGGAGGCATGCTTAT ATATTTCAGCCTCTTCCAGAGGAAAAATCAAGCACATCAATCCTTTCTTCCCCGAGTTTTGTTCAGCAAGGGCAGCATCCAGTTATGAAAGGCACACTGGATCATTTATCATCTAAAAGGGCCAAGTTATCAGTGCCGTTTAATTTTGGTAGTGGCTGCTCTCCATTGATTCCTCATG ATACAGAGATAGTCAGCAGTTTATGTAAAACAATGGAGGAGCAGAACCAGTTCTCTTCTGAAGAAAATGCGCCATTTGCTCAACATAAACTTTTAAaagaagatctgaagaaggcaGTTGTTAGTGCAAGTGATATATCAGAGTCATTTGATAGTTTTCCATATTATCTGAG TGAGAATACCAAAAGTTCTCTCCTGACACCAGCACATGTAAATTTGTGTTGCAAGGAAGCCATGGAGTGGACAAAAAAAATATCTTTTATTTCTCAACGAGTACTATTATCTGGTCCAGCAG GGTCTGAGATATACCAAGAAACATTGATGAAGGCTCTCACCAAACACTTCGATGCTAGGCTGCTCGTCGTAGATTCATCATTGCTGTCGAGT TCTTCAAAGTCAAAGGAATCAGAGCCGTACAAAAAAG GTGATAGGGTGCGATACATTGGTTCTTTGCAGTCAACAAGGTTTATCCTCGAGGGACAAAG AGCTCCAGATTATGGTTCCCAGGGTGAAGTGCGACTTCCTTTTGAGGAAAATGGATCCTCAAAAATCGGAGTCAGTTTTGACAAACCAATTCCTGGGGGCATTGATCTAGGAGGCAATTGTGAGGTTGATCATGGTTTCTTCTGTTCAG TTGATTCTCTGTGCCTCGATGGTCCAGGATGGGAAGACAGAGCTaaacatccatttgatgtaataTTTGAG TTTGTTTCTGAAGAAAGTGCGCATGGACCCCTTATCCTATTTTTGAAGGACGTTGAGAAAGTGTGTGGAAACACTTACTCTTATCATGGTCTAAAGAGCAAGCTCGAAATTTTTCCAGCAGGTGTTTTTGTTATTGGGTCTCAGACCCAGGCAGACAGTCGgaaagataag CTAAACGGGTCTCCTTTCCTTTCGAAGTTCCCATACGGTCAAGCAGCAATACTCGACCTTGCGTTCCAG GATAGCTTTGGCCGGGTGAATGATAAAACCAAAGAAGCAGCGAAGACTGCGAAGCATGTCACTAAACTTTTCCCCAGTAAAGTGACAATACAACCACCACAG GATGACTTGGAACTCTCAAAGTGGAAACAGCTATTGGATCGTGATATTGAAATTCTGAAAGTGAAGGCTAACATTTCAAAAGTCCAGTCT TTTCTAACTCGCAATGGTCTGGAATGTGCTGATGTAGAGACCACAGTATGTGTTAAAGATCGAACTCTTACAAATGAAT GTGTCGATAAAATAGTTGGTTATGCTTTGAGTCATCAAGTTATGAATTCTACTGTTCCAACTCCTGGAAAGGATGTGTTACTTGCTCTTTCTGGTGAAAG CCTTCAGCATGGGGTTGATTTGTCGGAAAGGATGCAAAATGACCATAAGAAAAAGAGCACAAAGAAATCACTCAAG GATGTTGCCACGGAGAATGAATTTGAAAAGAGGCTTCTTAGTGATGTTATCCCTCCAGATGAGATAGGTGTTTCCTTTGATGACATTGGAGCACTAGAGAATGTCAAGGAAACTTTGAAGGAATTAGTGATGCTTCCATTGCAAAGGCCAGAGTTGTTCTCCAAGGGACAACTTATGAAG CCATGTAAAGGAATATTGCTTTTTGGTCCACCTGGTACGGGGAAGACCATGCTTGCTAAAGCTGTTGCAACAGAGGCTGGTGCTAACTTCATCAACATATCAATGTCAAGCATTGGCTCGAAG TGGTTTGGCGAGGGGGAAAAATATGTGAAAGCTGTGTTTTCACTTGCAAGCAAAATTGCTCCCAGTGTCATTTTTGTGGATGAG GTTGACGGCATGCTGGGTAGACGTGAAAACCCAGGGGAACATGAAGCCATGCgtaaaatgaaaaatgaatttatgGTGAACTGGGATGGTCTGAGAACAAAAGACAAAGAACGTGTATTAGTACTTGCTGCCACTAATAGGCCGTTTGATCTTGATGAGGCTGTTATTAGGAGGCTCCCAAGGAG GTTGATGGTGAATTTACCAGACGCAACCAATAGGAAAAAGATTATTAGTGTAATACTAGCCAAAGAAGATTTGGCAGAAGATGTAGATCTGGAAGCAGTGGCTAGCCTGACTGAGGGGTATTCAGGCAGTGATCTGAAG